One segment of Curtobacterium sp. MR_MD2014 DNA contains the following:
- a CDS encoding NRDE family protein: protein MCTVVVRVDPGAAWPVTVLALRDESPDRPWDPPAAWWPELDPAVRGVRDRSAGGAWLAASDAAGLAVVLNRAEPVPSDDGTWTTRGVLPLDALTGAAPGAGGSLPTTRAFNLVRATAEGAAVDTWDGRAVRTTLLEPGVHMVTHGAPDDPAAPRVGRWLEAFRAAPAPAGPPALGPFDELRTADLGDEAGGGWSGWFGVLADSAALPPDHPDAILRDAVEPDGHVATLSVVAAAVGPGRTVLQHARLAHPGRLDGSVELHRA, encoded by the coding sequence ATGTGCACCGTCGTCGTCCGCGTCGACCCCGGCGCCGCGTGGCCCGTCACCGTGCTGGCGCTCCGTGACGAGTCGCCCGACCGTCCCTGGGACCCGCCCGCCGCCTGGTGGCCCGAGCTCGACCCCGCCGTCCGGGGTGTGCGCGACCGGTCGGCCGGCGGAGCGTGGCTCGCCGCGTCCGACGCCGCGGGGCTCGCCGTCGTGCTGAACCGTGCCGAACCGGTGCCGAGCGACGACGGCACCTGGACCACCCGCGGCGTGCTGCCGCTCGACGCGCTGACCGGCGCGGCGCCGGGCGCGGGCGGCTCGCTCCCGACCACGCGTGCGTTCAACCTGGTGCGGGCCACGGCCGAGGGCGCCGCCGTCGACACCTGGGACGGCAGGGCGGTGCGGACGACCCTGCTCGAGCCCGGCGTGCACATGGTGACCCACGGGGCCCCGGACGACCCCGCCGCGCCGCGGGTCGGCCGGTGGCTCGAGGCCTTCCGCGCGGCCCCGGCGCCGGCCGGGCCGCCGGCGCTCGGCCCGTTCGACGAACTCCGCACCGCCGACCTCGGCGACGAGGCGGGCGGCGGCTGGAGCGGCTGGTTCGGCGTGCTCGCCGACTCCGCGGCCCTGCCCCCGGACCACCCGGACGCGATCCTGCGCGACGCGGTCGAGCCGGACGGCCACGTCGCGACGCTGTCCGTCGTCGCCGCTGCGGTCGGGCCCGGTCGGACGGTGCTGCAGCACGCGCGGCTCGCCCACCCGGGACGCCTCGACGGCTCGGTGGAGCTGCACCGGGCGTGA
- a CDS encoding bifunctional phosphopantothenoylcysteine decarboxylase/phosphopantothenate synthase, with protein MSVVVGITGGIAAYKAVGVVRDLVKRGHDVHVVPTEGALRFVGLPTLEALSRNPVTTSVWDDVAEVRHVALGRRADLVVVAPATADSLARMAHGLAGDLLGTTLLATEAPVVVAPAMHPQMWEHPATRANVRTLRDRGVHFVGPVVGALTGDDAGIGRMAEPEDIAAAALAVLDRPTEAGRRDPGGAGLPAGAAAGSGTGARGDQGDLAGVRVVVSAGGTREPFDPVRFVGNRSSGRQGVAIAADAVRRGATVTLVAANVDAGLTAELGATVVPVGSAQELADAVHAAAVDADVVVMTAAVADYRPAEVRPDKLKKDDQGDTMTLELVRNPDVLADLVRARRTGQVIVGFAAETEPDREARIALGRAKIARKPADLLVVNHVGWDAGFEREENAIEVLVPGGDVVRETSGSKADVATAVLDLVATALT; from the coding sequence CTGTCCGTCGTCGTCGGGATCACCGGGGGCATCGCCGCCTACAAGGCCGTGGGGGTCGTCCGCGACCTCGTCAAGCGCGGCCACGACGTGCACGTCGTCCCGACCGAGGGTGCACTCCGCTTCGTCGGACTGCCGACGCTCGAGGCGCTGAGCCGGAACCCGGTCACGACGAGCGTCTGGGACGACGTGGCCGAGGTGCGGCACGTGGCGCTCGGACGCCGGGCGGACCTGGTCGTCGTCGCGCCCGCGACCGCCGACTCCCTGGCGCGGATGGCCCACGGACTCGCCGGGGACCTGCTCGGGACGACGCTGCTCGCGACCGAGGCGCCCGTGGTCGTCGCCCCCGCGATGCACCCGCAGATGTGGGAGCACCCCGCGACCCGGGCGAACGTCCGGACCCTGCGCGACCGCGGGGTGCACTTCGTCGGGCCGGTGGTCGGCGCGCTGACGGGTGACGACGCCGGGATCGGCCGGATGGCGGAACCCGAGGACATCGCGGCCGCGGCGCTGGCGGTGCTCGACCGACCGACCGAGGCGGGCCGACGGGACCCGGGCGGGGCGGGCCTCCCGGCCGGTGCCGCAGCGGGGTCGGGGACGGGGGCGCGGGGCGACCAGGGCGACCTCGCCGGGGTGCGTGTCGTCGTGAGCGCGGGAGGGACGCGCGAGCCGTTCGACCCGGTGCGCTTCGTCGGCAACCGGTCGAGCGGACGCCAGGGCGTGGCGATCGCCGCGGACGCCGTCCGACGCGGCGCGACCGTGACGCTCGTCGCCGCGAACGTGGACGCCGGGCTCACCGCGGAGCTCGGTGCGACCGTGGTGCCCGTCGGGTCCGCCCAGGAACTCGCCGACGCGGTGCACGCCGCGGCGGTCGACGCCGACGTGGTGGTGATGACCGCCGCGGTCGCGGACTACCGACCGGCCGAGGTCCGCCCCGACAAGCTGAAGAAGGACGACCAGGGCGACACCATGACCCTCGAGCTCGTCCGCAACCCCGACGTGCTGGCCGACCTCGTCCGAGCACGCCGCACGGGTCAGGTCATCGTCGGGTTCGCCGCGGAGACCGAGCCCGACAGAGAGGCCCGGATCGCCCTCGGACGCGCCAAGATCGCCCGGAAGCCGGCCGACCTGCTCGTCGTGAACCACGTCGGGTGGGACGCGGGCTTCGAACGCGAGGAGAACGCGATCGAGGTGCTCGTGCCCGGCGGCGACGTCGTCCGGGAGACCTCCGGCAGCAAGGCGG
- a CDS encoding SGNH/GDSL hydrolase family protein: MTPTTRPSPRTVAGIGDPAPRRRPRGRAVLATTLAALTALALVGCSEDSSVAAASSPSPTGRAWDHAPGERIVVIGDSVSGGHGLTPEQAWPALLARTERWQLTNLSCDGAGVVATGDPDACASAYPGLVKRAVDLRPRVVFVQASSNDLGEDDAQVTSATDQLVALVHRDLPGARVVGLSAVWNEQAPPAQLATISHALQRATRRDGGTYVDIGQPLSGHPEWMQSDDVHPTARGQRALEAGVIDAFARDHLRF, from the coding sequence GTGACCCCGACCACACGGCCGTCCCCGCGCACCGTCGCGGGCATCGGTGACCCCGCTCCGCGGCGCCGTCCCCGCGGTCGAGCCGTCCTCGCGACGACGCTCGCCGCCCTCACCGCGCTCGCCCTCGTCGGCTGCAGCGAGGACTCCTCGGTGGCCGCGGCCTCCTCGCCGAGCCCGACCGGCCGCGCCTGGGACCACGCCCCGGGGGAGCGGATCGTCGTCATCGGCGACTCGGTGAGCGGCGGCCACGGCCTGACGCCGGAGCAGGCCTGGCCCGCGCTCCTCGCCCGGACCGAACGGTGGCAGCTGACGAACCTGTCCTGCGACGGGGCCGGCGTCGTCGCCACGGGGGACCCGGACGCGTGCGCCAGTGCCTACCCGGGGCTCGTCAAGCGTGCGGTCGACCTGCGCCCCCGGGTCGTCTTCGTGCAGGCGAGCTCGAACGACCTGGGCGAGGACGACGCACAGGTGACGAGCGCCACCGACCAGCTCGTGGCCCTCGTCCACCGCGACCTGCCCGGAGCCCGGGTGGTGGGGCTGAGCGCCGTGTGGAACGAGCAGGCCCCGCCGGCGCAGCTGGCGACGATCTCGCACGCCCTGCAGCGGGCGACCCGGCGCGACGGCGGCACCTACGTCGACATCGGGCAGCCGCTGTCCGGCCACCCGGAGTGGATGCAGTCCGACGACGTGCACCCGACCGCCCGCGGACAGCGTGCCCTCGAGGCGGGGGTGATCGACGCGTTCGCACGCGACCACCTGCGGTTCTGA
- a CDS encoding LLM class flavin-dependent oxidoreductase, producing MSNAFGTDRPSDVPPPAPERIGPVQLGLDTFGDVTERADGSLRSDAQSIRDVVDQAVLADQVGIDFIGVGEHHREDFVVSAPEVVLAAIAARTSSIRMGSAVTVLSSDDPVRVYERFATVDALSDGRAEVILGRGSFTESFPLFGYDLADYEVLFEEKLQLWNALRGGDAVTWSGTKRAALVDQDVFPKLEHGPIPTWIGVGGSPQSVIRAASYGLPLFLAIIGGQPAQFAPFSRLYRQALTQLELPQQPIAMHSPGFVAETDAEAAERYWPYHKAVTDRLGRERGWPPLDAAQYQAGLSAGGSLYVGSPETVARKIARNMRILGVSRFDMRYATGRLPHEDMMRSIELYGTRVAPRVRELLAEPVPVP from the coding sequence ATGAGCAACGCATTCGGCACCGACCGCCCGTCGGACGTCCCGCCGCCCGCACCCGAGCGCATCGGGCCGGTCCAGCTCGGCCTCGACACCTTCGGAGACGTCACCGAGCGTGCCGACGGGTCGCTCCGCTCGGACGCGCAGAGCATCCGCGACGTCGTCGACCAAGCCGTCCTCGCGGACCAGGTCGGGATCGACTTCATCGGCGTCGGGGAGCACCACCGCGAGGACTTCGTGGTCAGCGCCCCCGAGGTCGTCCTCGCCGCCATCGCCGCCCGCACCTCGTCGATCCGCATGGGCTCCGCCGTCACCGTCCTGTCCTCGGACGACCCGGTGCGCGTGTACGAGCGCTTCGCCACCGTGGACGCCCTGTCGGACGGGCGCGCCGAGGTGATCCTCGGCCGCGGCTCGTTCACGGAGTCCTTCCCGCTGTTCGGCTACGACCTGGCCGACTACGAGGTCCTGTTCGAGGAGAAGCTGCAGCTCTGGAACGCCCTGCGCGGTGGGGACGCGGTGACGTGGTCCGGCACGAAGCGCGCGGCGCTCGTCGACCAGGACGTCTTCCCCAAGCTCGAGCACGGCCCGATCCCGACCTGGATCGGCGTCGGCGGCTCGCCGCAGTCCGTCATCCGTGCGGCGTCCTACGGCCTGCCGCTGTTCCTCGCGATCATCGGCGGGCAGCCGGCGCAGTTCGCCCCGTTCTCGCGGCTGTACCGCCAGGCGCTCACGCAGCTCGAGCTCCCGCAGCAGCCCATCGCGATGCACTCGCCGGGCTTCGTCGCCGAGACCGACGCCGAGGCAGCCGAGCGCTACTGGCCGTACCACAAGGCCGTCACCGACCGGCTGGGCCGCGAGCGCGGCTGGCCGCCCCTCGACGCCGCGCAGTACCAGGCGGGACTGTCCGCCGGCGGGTCGCTGTACGTCGGGTCGCCGGAGACGGTGGCGCGGAAGATCGCCCGGAACATGCGGATCCTCGGCGTCTCGCGCTTCGACATGCGGTACGCGACGGGTCGCCTGCCGCACGAGGACATGATGCGGTCGATCGAGCTCTACGGCACGCGGGTCGCACCGCGGGTGCGCGAGCTGCTCGCCGAGCCGGTGCCGGTGCCGTAG
- a CDS encoding SDR family oxidoreductase encodes MANIPDQTGRRIVVTGANSGTGKETAKRLAGAGASVVLAVRTTAKGEDAATEIRREHPGADLEVRELDLADLASVRRFAAGIADDGRPLHVLVNNAGVMAPPERFETADGFELQFGTNFLGHLALTNLLLPTLLGTAAGSDDARPPRVATMSSLAAIPGSIRFTDPQWERGYNGWRAYSQSKLADLLLALHLHRLSVERDWPLVSTAAHPGYTRTNLQSTGRSLGRSRPVRASDRALPFTQAVEQGAEPLLYAAVGPAAVGGAYYGPSGFGGLTGPTTTVSVPRSARSADLARSLWAVAEDLTDTHAPA; translated from the coding sequence ATGGCGAACATCCCCGACCAGACCGGCCGTCGCATCGTCGTGACCGGCGCGAACAGCGGCACGGGCAAGGAGACCGCGAAGCGGCTCGCCGGTGCCGGCGCGAGCGTCGTGCTCGCCGTCCGCACCACCGCGAAGGGCGAGGACGCCGCGACCGAGATCCGCCGGGAGCACCCGGGCGCCGACCTCGAGGTGCGCGAGCTCGACCTCGCCGACCTCGCCAGCGTCCGCCGGTTCGCCGCGGGCATCGCCGACGACGGCCGTCCCCTCCACGTCCTGGTGAACAACGCCGGCGTGATGGCCCCGCCCGAGCGCTTCGAGACCGCGGACGGCTTCGAGCTGCAGTTCGGCACGAACTTCCTGGGACACCTGGCGCTCACGAACCTGCTGCTGCCGACGTTGCTCGGCACGGCCGCGGGCAGCGACGACGCCCGGCCCCCGCGCGTCGCGACGATGTCGAGCCTCGCCGCCATCCCCGGCAGCATCCGCTTCACCGACCCGCAGTGGGAGCGCGGCTACAACGGCTGGCGGGCCTACTCGCAGTCCAAGCTGGCCGACCTGCTCCTCGCGCTGCACCTGCACCGGCTGTCCGTCGAGCGGGACTGGCCACTCGTCAGCACGGCGGCCCACCCCGGCTACACGCGCACGAACCTGCAGTCCACCGGCCGCTCGCTCGGCCGGTCGCGTCCGGTCCGCGCGAGCGACCGCGCGCTCCCCTTCACGCAGGCGGTGGAGCAGGGCGCGGAGCCGCTCCTGTACGCCGCCGTCGGTCCGGCCGCGGTCGGCGGGGCCTACTACGGGCCGTCCGGGTTCGGGGGCCTGACCGGACCGACCACGACGGTCTCGGTGCCGCGCTCGGCGCGCAGTGCGGACCTCGCCCGGTCGCTCTGGGCGGTCGCCGAGGACCTCACCGACACGCACGCGCCCGCCTGA
- a CDS encoding bifunctional 4-hydroxy-2-oxoglutarate aldolase/2-dehydro-3-deoxy-phosphogluconate aldolase, translating to MSTHHTSTGDSPSVPHHGTRHGAGPAVAILRGGTGEHVEAVVDTLVGAGVRAVELTTNTPRWREGTAWTARRFGDGVSVGVGTVLDPEQVDDAADLGASFVVSPHLDPAIGERAHERGLGWYPGAATPTEIVRAWRLGARAVKVFPAAQLGGPAYLRQVLAPLDFVDVVPTGGIGIDDAADYLAAGAVAVGLGSPLVGDALGTGDTVALRSRAERLVAGLAR from the coding sequence GTGAGCACCCACCACACGTCCACCGGCGACAGCCCGTCGGTGCCGCACCACGGCACCCGGCACGGCGCGGGTCCGGCCGTCGCGATCCTCCGCGGCGGCACGGGCGAGCACGTCGAGGCGGTCGTCGACACCCTGGTGGGCGCCGGCGTCCGCGCGGTCGAGCTCACCACGAACACCCCGCGCTGGCGCGAGGGCACCGCCTGGACCGCGCGACGGTTCGGCGACGGCGTCTCCGTCGGGGTGGGCACGGTCCTCGACCCGGAACAGGTCGACGACGCTGCCGACCTGGGGGCGTCCTTCGTCGTCAGCCCGCACCTCGACCCCGCGATCGGCGAGCGTGCCCACGAGCGGGGCCTCGGCTGGTACCCGGGGGCAGCGACGCCGACCGAGATCGTGCGGGCGTGGCGGCTCGGCGCCCGGGCGGTGAAGGTGTTCCCGGCGGCACAGCTCGGCGGCCCCGCGTACCTGCGGCAGGTGCTCGCCCCGCTCGACTTCGTCGACGTGGTCCCGACCGGCGGCATCGGGATCGACGATGCCGCCGACTACCTGGCAGCCGGTGCGGTGGCGGTCGGACTCGGCTCCCCCCTGGTCGGTGACGCCCTGGGCACCGGGGACACGGTCGCGCTGCGGTCCCGCGCGGAGCGGCTCGTCGCGGGGCTCGCCCGGTGA
- a CDS encoding sugar kinase, whose protein sequence is MSAHTGVLTLGETMLLLAGPGVGEVCDLDHMRVDTGGAESNVAIGLVRAGVPATWVGRVGADPAGDRVLRDVGQAGVEVAAVVDPERSTGLMMKERLRDGRTRVTYHRRHSAGSALAPEDVPAGLVERSALVHVSGITLALSESARRTVTTVLDRAEAAGVPVSFDVNHRQKLLDAAVAREHYRAVAARAAVVFAGDDEARILLGAPDGAGDDGASPLQSDEDLARGLADLARGRAVVKLGSRGAVSVVDGRTTRRAATPVRVVDPVGAGDAFVAAWLAATLTGADADSALDRAADAGALACTVPGDWRLPVPGASPDTLTADASDPSDPSDPSDPSDPSDPAGPRAAAIDTAVHDRVDR, encoded by the coding sequence GTGAGCGCGCACACGGGGGTCCTCACCCTCGGCGAGACGATGCTCCTGCTGGCCGGCCCCGGTGTCGGCGAGGTGTGCGACCTCGACCACATGCGCGTCGACACCGGCGGGGCGGAGAGCAACGTCGCGATCGGGCTGGTCCGCGCGGGTGTCCCGGCCACGTGGGTCGGACGCGTGGGGGCGGACCCCGCCGGTGACCGGGTCCTGCGGGACGTCGGGCAGGCCGGCGTCGAGGTCGCCGCGGTCGTCGACCCCGAGCGTTCGACCGGGCTCATGATGAAGGAACGACTGCGGGACGGCCGGACCCGCGTGACCTACCACCGTCGACACTCCGCGGGCTCGGCGCTCGCACCGGAGGACGTCCCCGCCGGGCTCGTCGAGCGGTCGGCGCTCGTCCACGTCAGCGGCATCACGCTCGCGCTCTCGGAGTCCGCCCGGCGGACCGTCACCACGGTGCTCGACCGCGCCGAGGCCGCCGGGGTCCCGGTGTCCTTCGACGTGAACCACCGGCAGAAGCTGCTCGACGCCGCGGTCGCCCGGGAGCACTACCGCGCCGTCGCCGCCCGTGCCGCGGTGGTCTTCGCCGGCGACGACGAGGCCCGCATCCTGCTCGGTGCCCCGGACGGTGCCGGGGACGACGGGGCGAGCCCGCTGCAGTCCGACGAGGACCTCGCCCGTGGGCTCGCCGACCTGGCCCGTGGTCGTGCCGTGGTGAAGCTCGGCTCCCGCGGCGCCGTCTCGGTCGTGGACGGGCGGACGACCCGCCGCGCGGCGACACCGGTCCGGGTCGTCGACCCGGTCGGTGCCGGTGACGCGTTCGTGGCGGCCTGGCTCGCGGCGACGCTCACGGGGGCCGACGCGGACAGCGCGCTCGACCGGGCCGCCGACGCCGGAGCGCTCGCCTGCACCGTCCCGGGCGACTGGCGGTTGCCGGTCCCCGGCGCGAGCCCCGACACGCTCACCGCTGACGCGTCGGACCCGTCCGATCCGTCCGACCCGTCAGACCCGTCGGACCCGTCAGACCCGGCCGGCCCCCGAGCAGCCGCGATCGACACCGCGGTGCACGACCGCGTCGACCGCTGA
- a CDS encoding RidA family protein, translating into MPKTAIVTANAPAPAGPYSQGIVAGGFLYTAGFGPQDPATGAMADDVAGQTAQVLANVAAVLAEHGATLDDVVKSTVHLEHSDRDFAAFNEEYAKHFSEPYPVRTTVQSHLAGILVEIDVVAVLPSAS; encoded by the coding sequence GTGCCGAAGACCGCCATCGTCACCGCGAACGCCCCGGCACCCGCCGGCCCGTACAGCCAGGGCATCGTGGCCGGCGGGTTCCTCTACACCGCGGGCTTCGGGCCGCAGGACCCGGCGACGGGGGCGATGGCCGACGACGTCGCCGGACAGACCGCCCAGGTGCTGGCCAACGTCGCCGCCGTCCTCGCCGAGCACGGCGCGACCCTCGACGACGTCGTGAAGTCGACCGTCCACCTCGAGCACTCGGACCGGGACTTCGCCGCCTTCAACGAGGAGTACGCGAAGCACTTCTCGGAGCCGTACCCGGTCCGCACGACCGTGCAGTCGCACCTGGCCGGGATCCTCGTGGAGATCGACGTCGTCGCGGTGCTGCCCAGCGCCTCCTGA
- a CDS encoding N-acyl-D-amino-acid deacylase family protein, which translates to MTTTAETGAPLVLRGGSVVDRDGPTRADVLVECGRITAVGATVPVPDDASTIDCGGRTVLPGAVDAHSHAGSRVFDEDVQLALLRQGVTSIVTGQDGVGPAPGDGRWAGRYFAAIDGPHPRYRGGGTAGLLATYDGTTPLNVATLVPAGTIRHEVLGDEDRPATAEETTAMGALVRRGLAEGALGLATGLDYVPGLYADTAELAALCAEVAAVDGVYVSHVRGGYEANLRVGLEEVAEIVRSSGVRAHVSHLHAPVDTALGVLEDLAAAGVRLTFDAYPYSRGCTILSMLLLPAALARPGTDDLARAVADDAGRRRVRTAVLDRVTARPDLGPGWADQVTLSHVPSPAHHDLQGRTLTDAATVRRTEPVDLAIDLLVASDLQVTAIMRVPHPRSPADLAPLVRHPGHTAGSDGIHVGTHPHPRATGTVARYLGDFVRAGLLSWPDAQRHLSTTAVEHLRLGDRGVVRAGAVADLAVVDPERVAARSTYDDPTATAVGTDDVLVAGVPVLAAGRLTGTTPGAGIRRAGATAPRGTGGR; encoded by the coding sequence GTGACCACCACCGCGGAGACCGGTGCGCCGCTCGTGCTCCGCGGCGGGTCCGTCGTCGACCGGGACGGCCCCACCCGCGCGGACGTGCTCGTGGAATGCGGTCGGATCACGGCGGTCGGTGCGACGGTTCCCGTGCCGGACGACGCCAGCACGATCGACTGCGGTGGCCGCACGGTCCTCCCCGGGGCCGTCGACGCGCACTCGCACGCCGGGTCCCGGGTCTTCGACGAGGACGTCCAGCTCGCGCTGCTCCGTCAGGGCGTCACGTCGATCGTCACCGGCCAGGACGGCGTCGGCCCGGCCCCCGGCGACGGCAGGTGGGCGGGCCGGTACTTCGCGGCGATCGACGGCCCGCACCCCCGGTACCGCGGCGGCGGCACCGCCGGCCTGCTGGCGACGTACGACGGCACCACGCCGCTGAACGTCGCGACCCTGGTGCCCGCCGGGACGATCCGGCACGAGGTGCTGGGCGACGAGGACCGACCCGCGACCGCCGAGGAGACCACGGCGATGGGCGCGCTCGTCCGCCGCGGGCTCGCCGAGGGAGCGCTCGGGCTCGCCACCGGGCTCGACTACGTGCCGGGGCTGTACGCCGACACCGCCGAGCTCGCGGCGCTCTGCGCGGAGGTCGCCGCCGTCGACGGCGTCTACGTGTCGCACGTCCGCGGCGGGTACGAGGCGAACCTCCGCGTCGGGCTCGAGGAGGTCGCCGAGATCGTCCGGTCGAGCGGGGTCCGTGCGCACGTGTCGCACCTGCACGCTCCGGTCGACACGGCCCTCGGCGTGCTCGAGGACCTGGCGGCCGCGGGGGTACGGCTGACCTTCGACGCGTACCCGTACTCCCGCGGGTGCACGATCCTGTCGATGCTGCTGCTCCCCGCCGCACTCGCGCGCCCCGGCACCGACGACCTCGCCCGCGCGGTCGCCGACGACGCCGGACGCCGCCGGGTCCGCACCGCCGTGCTCGACCGGGTCACCGCGCGCCCGGACCTCGGACCGGGCTGGGCGGACCAGGTCACGCTCTCCCACGTGCCCTCACCGGCGCACCACGACCTGCAGGGCCGCACCCTGACCGACGCCGCGACGGTGCGACGCACCGAACCCGTGGACCTGGCGATCGACCTGCTCGTCGCCTCCGACCTGCAGGTGACCGCGATCATGCGCGTCCCGCACCCGCGCTCCCCCGCCGACCTCGCGCCGCTCGTCCGGCACCCCGGGCACACCGCGGGGTCGGACGGCATCCACGTCGGCACGCACCCGCACCCGCGGGCCACCGGCACCGTGGCGCGGTACCTCGGCGACTTCGTGCGTGCCGGGCTGCTGTCGTGGCCGGACGCCCAGCGGCACCTGTCGACCACCGCCGTCGAGCACCTGCGGCTGGGCGACCGCGGGGTCGTGCGTGCGGGGGCGGTCGCCGACCTCGCGGTGGTCGACCCCGAGCGGGTGGCGGCGCGGTCGACCTACGACGACCCGACGGCCACGGCTGTGGGGACGGACGACGTCCTGGTGGCGGGCGTGCCGGTGCTCGCTGCCGGACGTCTGACGGGCACCACCCCGGGCGCCGGGATCCGGCGTGCGGGCGCGACGGCACCGAGGGGCACCGGAGGTCGGTGA
- a CDS encoding pyridoxamine 5'-phosphate oxidase family protein, which produces MTDTQADHRAAISDIVHGARTALLTTVSDDGQLHARPLAVQDKAFNGTLRFLVQDGSEKVEDIARNPHVNVAIESQGGYLSIAGTATVTRDESVIDELWSPFAEAWFPDGREDPTIRLLTVEGDSVEYWTQDTGPVGSLVQTLKAAIGKQSQPDTGHHGTVEL; this is translated from the coding sequence ATGACCGACACGCAGGCAGACCACCGCGCAGCCATCTCGGACATCGTCCACGGCGCTCGAACCGCCCTGCTCACCACCGTCAGCGACGACGGCCAGCTGCACGCCCGTCCGCTGGCCGTGCAGGACAAGGCGTTCAACGGGACCCTCCGCTTCCTGGTGCAGGACGGCAGCGAGAAGGTGGAGGACATCGCGCGCAACCCGCACGTCAACGTCGCCATCGAGTCGCAGGGCGGGTACCTGTCGATCGCGGGCACGGCGACGGTCACCCGCGACGAGTCCGTCATCGACGAACTCTGGTCCCCGTTCGCCGAGGCGTGGTTCCCGGACGGCCGAGAGGACCCGACCATCCGACTCCTCACCGTCGAGGGCGACTCGGTCGAGTACTGGACGCAGGACACCGGCCCGGTCGGCAGCCTCGTGCAGACCCTGAAGGCCGCGATCGGCAAGCAGAGCCAGCCCGACACCGGCCACCACGGCACCGTCGAGCTCTAG